The following coding sequences are from one Onychomys torridus chromosome 16, mOncTor1.1, whole genome shotgun sequence window:
- the Ttll12 gene encoding tubulin--tyrosine ligase-like protein 12, translating into MEGQPGQQRGSPGRAERLSERMLDEFVSLHGPALRASGVPERLWGRLLHKLENEVFDAGDLFGIMQVEEVEEAEDEAAREAQRKQPNPGSELCYKVIVTSENGVQADDPNSIFLIDHAWTCRVEHARKQLQQVPGLLHRMANLMGIEFHGEVPSPEVVALVLEEMWKFNQTYQLAHGTAEEKVPVWYIMDEFGSRIQHADVPSFATAPFFYMPQQVAYTLLWPLRDLDTGEEVTRDFAYGEADPLIRKCMLLPWAPADMLDLSSSTPEPPAKYYQAILEENKEKLPLAISPVARPQGHIFRVHSDMQQVLCHLSHPRFAFTESEADADILYHFSHFKDYRTLSQERPQVLLNQFPCENLLTVKDCLASIARRAGGPEGPRWLPRTFNLRTELPQFISYFQHRERQGEDNHWICKPWNLARSLDTHVTNNLHSIIRHRESTPKVVSKYIESPVLFLREDVGNVKFDIRYVVLLRSVRPLSLFVYDVFWLRFSNRPFALNDLDDYEKHFTVMNYDPDVALKQVHYDEFIPQFEKQYPEFPWSGVQAEIFKAFTELFQVACAKPPPMGLCDYPSSRAVYAVDLMLKWDSHPGGKRVMQPQILEVNFNPDCERACRYHPTFFNDVFSTLFLDETNGCHVTRII; encoded by the exons ATGGAGGGCCAGCCGGGGCAGCAGCGCGGTAGCCCAGGCCGCGCCGAGAGGCTGAGCGAGCGGATGCTGGACGAGTTCGTGTCGCTGCATGGCCCCGCGCTGCGCGCCTCGGGCGTCCCGGAGCGCCTGTGGGGCCGCCTCCTGCACAAGCTGGAGAACGAG GTTTTTGATGCTGGGGACTTGTTTGGGATAATGCAAgtggaggaggtggaagaggcTGAGGACGAGGCTGCCAGGGAGGCTCAGAGGAAGCAGCCCAACCCAGGGAGCGAGCTGTGCTACAAGGTCATCGTGACCAGTGAAAATGGAGTCCAGGCTGATGACCCCAACAG CATCTTCCTCATCGACCATGCCTGGACATGTCGTGTGGAGCATGCTCGTAAACAGCTGCAGCAGGTACCTGGACTCTTGCACCGGATGGCTAACCTGATGGGCATCGAGTTCCATGGTGAGGTGCCCAGCCCAGAAGTTGTGGCCCTGGTGCTGGAGGAGATGTGGAAGTTTAACCAGACCTATCAGCTGGCCCACGGG ACAGCTGAAGAGAAAGTGCCCGTGTGGTACATCATGGATGAGTTTGGCTCCAGGATCCAGCACGCAGACGTGCCGAGCTTTGCCACCGCTCCTTTCTTCTACATGCCTCAGCAGGTGGCCTACACACTGCTGTGGCCCCTAAGGGACCTAGACACAGGCG AGGAGGTGACCCGGGACTTTGCCTACGGAGAGGCAGACCCTCTGATCCGGAAATGCATGCTGCTGCCCTGGGCCCCTGCCGACATGCTGGACCTCAGCTCCTCCACGCCCGAGCCTCCTGCCAAGTACTATCAG GCCATCCTGGAGGAAAACAAGGAGAAACTGCCCCTCGCCATTAGCCCAGTGGCACGTCCCCAGGGCCACATCTTCAG AGTCCACTCCGACATGCAGCAGGTACTCTGCCACCTCTCCCACCCACGTTTCGCCTTTACTGAAAGCGAGGCTGACGCCGACATCCTCTACCACTTCTCACACTTCAAGGACTACAG GACGCTCAGTCAGGAGAGGCCACAGGTACTACTCAACCAGTTCCCCTGTGAGAACCTGCTGACCGTAAAGGACTGCCTGGCTTCCATCGCTCGCCGGGCTGGGGGTCCTGAAGGTCCCCGCTGGCTGCCCCGAACCTTCAACCTGCGCACTGAGCTGCCCCAGTTTATCAGCTATTTTCAGCACCGGGAGAGACA GGGTGAAGACAACCACTGGATCTGTAAGCCCTGGAACCTGGCCCGCAGCCTGGACACTCACGTCACCAACAACCTCCACAGCATCATTCGGCACCGAGAAAGCACCCCCAAG GTTGTGTCCAAGTACATTGAAAGTCCCGTCTTGTTCCTTCGAGAAGATGTGGGGAACGTCAAGTTTGACATCCGCTACGTAGTGCTGCTGCGCTCGGTGAGGCCACTGAGCTTGTTCGTGTACGACGTGTTCTGGCTACGCTTCTCCAACAG GCCCTTCGCACTCAATGACCTAGACGACTATGAGAAGCATTTCACCGTCATGAACTATGACCCAGATGTGGCGCTGAAGCAG GTGCACTATGATGAGTTCATCCCCCAGTTCGAGAAGCAGTACCCAGAGTTTCCCTGGAGTGGTGTCCAG GCTGAGATCTTCAAGGCCTTCACAGAGCTGTTCCAAGTGGCATGTGCCAAGCCACCACCCATGGGCCTCTGCGACTACCCCTCATCCCGGGCCGTATATGCTGTTGACCTTATGCTCAAGTGGGATAGCCATCCAGGTG GAAAGCGGGTGATGCAGCCCCAGATCCTGGAGGTGAACTTCAACCCAGACTGTGAGCGAGCCTGCAGATACCACCCCACGTTCTTCAACGATGTCTTCAGCACCTTGTTTCTGGATGAGACCAACGGCTGCCACGTCACCCGCATCATCTAG